A stretch of the Gammaproteobacteria bacterium genome encodes the following:
- a CDS encoding alpha/beta hydrolase yields the protein MSDPEGTQVWQVPEPHSVCDVRLCDGASTTLRRHGNPSGPRIVMSHGNSLAIDLYYPFWSLFANDFDLVLYDLRNHGWNTPGPLGSHNVPTLIDDHIRIQEAITRGFGKKPQAGVFHSLSGLVSLLSPTRGGEFTARVLFDPPLCEFGPAREECADVARRAATMTLARADRYSTREEFAEVLLYMPAFQYVARGVRRLMARTTLRRTADGDGFGLRCPREYEARIYRYGGQYAALIDFGALACPTMVIGADPGIPYTYFPTTELHHIPTVDYAWIRGGTHLVQLEQPEACAAATLDYLKASGLFR from the coding sequence ATGAGTGATCCCGAAGGGACGCAGGTCTGGCAGGTGCCCGAGCCTCATTCCGTCTGCGATGTGCGCCTGTGCGACGGCGCGTCGACCACGCTCCGGCGCCACGGGAACCCCTCCGGCCCGCGCATCGTGATGAGCCACGGCAACAGCCTCGCGATCGATCTCTACTACCCGTTCTGGTCGCTGTTCGCGAACGACTTCGATCTCGTGCTCTACGACCTCCGGAACCACGGCTGGAATACGCCCGGGCCGCTCGGCAGCCACAATGTGCCCACGCTCATCGACGACCACATCCGCATCCAGGAAGCCATCACGAGGGGCTTCGGGAAGAAGCCGCAAGCCGGCGTGTTCCATTCTCTCTCGGGCCTGGTCTCGCTGCTGTCTCCCACGCGCGGGGGGGAGTTCACGGCCCGCGTGCTCTTCGACCCGCCGCTGTGCGAGTTCGGACCCGCGCGGGAGGAGTGCGCGGACGTGGCGAGGCGCGCGGCCACGATGACGCTTGCGCGCGCGGACCGGTATTCGACGCGGGAGGAGTTCGCGGAGGTGCTCTTGTACATGCCCGCGTTCCAGTACGTGGCACGCGGAGTACGCCGGCTCATGGCCCGGACGACGCTGCGCCGAACCGCGGACGGGGATGGGTTTGGCCTTCGCTGTCCCCGCGAGTATGAGGCCCGGATCTACCGGTACGGCGGACAGTATGCGGCGTTGATCGACTTCGGGGCGCTCGCCTGTCCGACGATGGTCATCGGGGCCGACCCCGGCATCCCCTACACGTATTTCCCGACCACCGAACTCCATCATATCCCGACCGTGGACTATGCCTGGATCCGCGGAGGGACGCACCTCGTGCAACTGGAGCAGCCGGAGGCGTGCGCGGCGGCAACGCTCGATTATCTGAAGGCGAGCGGTCTATTCCGGTAG
- a CDS encoding enoyl-[acyl-carrier-protein] reductase, producing the protein MLGIDLSGKRAFIAGVADDRGYGWAIARALAAAGATICLGTWPPVMRIFRMSLKRGRLDRSLPGGGELEIEKIYPLDAIFDTPDDIPAKYRDDKRYRAVDGYTIQEVADTLRADFGDGCLDILVHSLANGPEVRKPLIETSRSGYLAAISASSYSLVSMVQRFGPLMRPGAAAVSLSYLASERVIPGYGGGMSAAKAALESDTRVLAFEAGRRWGMRVNTISAGPLPSRAASAIGLIDRMVEYYRTNAALPEVNTADDVANAAAFLCSPLGAGITGATLHVDKGYHVMGIAAEPQL; encoded by the coding sequence ATGCTGGGGATAGATCTGAGCGGCAAGCGCGCGTTCATCGCCGGGGTCGCGGACGACAGGGGGTACGGCTGGGCCATCGCCCGCGCGCTTGCTGCGGCCGGTGCCACGATCTGCCTGGGCACCTGGCCCCCGGTGATGCGCATCTTCCGGATGAGCCTGAAGCGGGGAAGGCTGGATCGCTCGCTTCCGGGCGGAGGTGAACTCGAGATCGAGAAGATCTATCCCCTCGACGCCATCTTCGACACCCCGGACGACATTCCCGCGAAGTATCGGGACGACAAGCGCTATCGTGCGGTCGACGGCTACACCATCCAGGAGGTCGCGGACACCCTTCGCGCCGATTTCGGGGATGGGTGCCTGGATATCCTCGTGCACTCGCTCGCGAACGGCCCCGAGGTGCGCAAGCCGCTCATCGAGACCAGCCGCAGCGGCTACCTGGCCGCGATCAGCGCCAGTTCCTACTCCCTCGTGAGCATGGTTCAGCGCTTCGGTCCCCTCATGCGACCGGGCGCGGCGGCGGTCTCGCTGAGCTACCTGGCTTCCGAACGCGTCATCCCCGGGTACGGCGGGGGAATGAGCGCGGCCAAGGCGGCGCTCGAGAGCGACACCCGCGTGCTCGCCTTCGAGGCGGGGAGGCGGTGGGGGATGCGGGTGAACACCATCAGCGCGGGCCCGCTGCCCAGCCGGGCGGCGTCCGCGATCGGCCTGATCGACCGCATGGTCGAGTACTACCGCACCAATGCGGCCCTGCCGGAGGTGAATACCGCCGACGACGTGGCCAACGCCGCCGCCTTCCTGTGCTCGCCGCTGGGGGCGGGGATCACCGGCGCGACCCTCCATGTGGACAAGGGCTACCACGTCATGGGCATCGCTGCGGAGCCGCAGCTCTAG
- a CDS encoding aspartate aminotransferase family protein has translation MSGGRPFGDALPHLRVTPPGPRSRALGKRLRQAESRNVTFIGDRFPVFWEEALGSNVRDVDGNVYVDLTGAFGVAFAGHRHPRIVRTAAEQQHRLTHGMGDIHPPAAKVELLERLTGLAPWPEARAVLASAGSEAVEIALKTAELSTGRAGILAFECGYHGLTLGALATTHRDDFRAPFRRRLYDGVVFAPFPGRPEEVSPSLAACERAFEDGARRGAAIGAVLVEPVQGRGGVGIPPRGFFPALCALARQHGAVVVADEVFTGLGRCGSMFAGPALGLDADLICLGKALGGGFPLSACLGTAEVFDAWPESAGEALHTSTFLGHPVACAASLAFLDLVESERLHRHAASLGEHLLAHLRERLDGVAHVREVRGLGLLAGIEIVRRAPASPGPAQAVPWEGAGARIAARLLAKGVMVLPAGEQGQVIELTPPATMSHELLDHALDRLVRAVIDLPE, from the coding sequence ATGAGCGGCGGGCGTCCCTTCGGCGATGCCCTGCCGCACCTGCGGGTCACGCCCCCGGGGCCGCGCTCGCGGGCGCTCGGGAAGCGGTTGCGGCAGGCCGAATCCCGCAACGTGACCTTCATCGGCGACCGCTTCCCGGTCTTCTGGGAAGAGGCCCTGGGGTCCAACGTGCGCGATGTCGACGGCAACGTGTACGTCGACCTCACGGGCGCGTTCGGGGTCGCCTTCGCCGGCCACCGCCATCCGCGAATCGTGCGGACGGCGGCCGAGCAGCAGCACCGGCTGACGCACGGGATGGGCGACATCCACCCTCCGGCGGCCAAGGTCGAACTGCTGGAGCGGCTGACGGGGCTCGCTCCCTGGCCGGAGGCGCGCGCGGTTCTGGCCTCTGCGGGGTCCGAAGCTGTGGAAATTGCGCTGAAAACCGCCGAATTATCCACAGGACGAGCTGGTATCCTCGCCTTTGAATGTGGATATCACGGTTTGACCCTCGGTGCTCTCGCTACCACCCACCGCGACGACTTCCGCGCGCCCTTCCGCAGGCGTCTCTACGATGGCGTGGTGTTTGCTCCGTTCCCCGGCCGCCCGGAAGAAGTGTCGCCGAGCCTCGCGGCGTGTGAGCGGGCGTTCGAGGATGGCGCCCGCCGTGGAGCCGCGATCGGCGCGGTGCTGGTGGAGCCGGTGCAGGGCCGCGGGGGCGTGGGCATCCCGCCTCGCGGGTTCTTTCCGGCACTGTGCGCGCTCGCCCGGCAGCACGGGGCGGTCGTAGTGGCCGACGAAGTGTTCACCGGCCTCGGCCGCTGCGGGAGCATGTTCGCGGGGCCCGCCCTCGGGCTCGACGCCGACCTCATCTGCCTGGGCAAGGCGCTGGGCGGCGGCTTCCCGCTGAGCGCGTGCCTGGGGACGGCGGAGGTCTTCGACGCCTGGCCGGAGTCGGCCGGCGAGGCCCTGCATACCAGCACCTTCCTCGGACACCCGGTCGCCTGCGCCGCGTCACTGGCCTTCCTGGACCTTGTGGAGTCGGAGCGCCTCCACCGGCACGCGGCGAGCTTGGGGGAGCACCTCCTCGCCCATCTGCGCGAACGACTGGATGGCGTCGCGCACGTGAGGGAGGTACGGGGGCTGGGTCTGCTGGCCGGAATCGAGATCGTTCGTCGCGCGCCGGCGTCCCCTGGGCCCGCTCAAGCCGTGCCCTGGGAGGGAGCGGGGGCCCGCATCGCCGCTAGGCTCCTGGCGAAAGGCGTGATGGTGCTGCCCGCGGGCGAGCAGGGTCAGGTGATCGAGCTGACCCCTCCCGCAACCATGTCGCACGAGCTGCTTGACCACGCGCTGGACCGACTGGTTCGCGCCGTCATCGATCTACCGGAATAG